The DNA segment TGGTGATGTATTTGATAGCTCTATAACACATGCCAAATGGATTGCCAAACTTGGCGGTATTGGTTATGATTATTTAATTCTCTTAAATCGTTTTATAAACTGGTTATTAGTAAAAATGGGGAAAGAACCCTACTCTCTTTCCAAAAAAATAAAATCGAGTGTAAAAAAAGCAGTTAAATTTATTTCTGATTTTGAGACTACAGCAGCCGAACTTGCAATTGAAAATGAATATGACTATGTTATTTGCGGACATATACATGAGCCTAAAATTGAAACAATAACAAATAAGAAAGGAAGTGTTATTTACTTAAATTCAGGTGATTGGATAGAAAACCTTACCGCATTAGAATATAATAAAAAACGCTGGAAAATGTACCGACATACTGATGAAATAAAAATAAAAGAAGAAGAGTATTTTGAAATGGAAACCGAACTAGGTAATCAATTAATTACTTCGTTACTTTATAATAAAAGCATAAAAAACATCTAAAATTAGTTATATTAGCGCCACTAACTTAACTAATTTATAATGAAAAATAAACTTTTACTTTTTGGACTTAGCCTTTTTGTACTATCATGTTCTAGCGATGATAGTTCTCCATCTGTAGAATCTGTTACTGATTTTTTACCTTTAAGCGATGCTAACTATTGGTCATATGATGTAACAAGCGATGCAGAGGACGGTGTTGGTAACGATTACCTTTATATAGCCAATGATACAGTTATAGGTACTATTACTTATAAAAAATTTAAAACTGAAGACCTTGCTTTTGGATTCTTTTCTAATGCTTTATCAAATAACGGAGTAAGAAAATCAGGTGACGAATTATTACTTACAGGTACAGCTAGTTTTAATTTCTCTGAAGAACTTCCTTTCTCTATAGATGCTACAAACCTTGTTATATTTAAAGAAAACGCTACTAATAACCAAGTTATAGGTACACTAAACGGTGTTATTGAAGAAGAATATGAAGGGTATGTTATAGCATTTCAATATGAATTAACTACTACAGCTAAAGAAAATTTAGATACATACTCGATTAATGGAGAAACATATGCAAATGTAAAATCGATGGAAATTAAGTTAAACCTTAATGCTATTTTACAATATGATTTTAACGGAATACCATTACCTATTACTATTATGCCACAACAAGATGTTGTAGTATCAACACAATATTATGCCGAAAATATAGGAGTTGTACATGTAACAACTGATTTAGAATATCAATTATCAGATTTATCACAATATCCTATAGAGGTGCCTATCCCAGAATCTGTAGCTATATCACAAAATGAAGTGTTAACAAGTTATTCTGTAGAATAATTTTAACATAACTATAGCTGTTAATAATTTAACAGTATATTTCCTTATAAAAAAGACTCATATATCTTTGTTTTTAGATAACTAAAACCAATAATATTATGAAGAAAGTATTTTTAACCGCTATTATATTAGTAGGTTTATCATTTAGTGCAAAGGCGCAAGATTATACAAATGCAATAGGTTTACGTCTTGGAGATAATGACGGATTTGGTGG comes from the Flavobacterium arcticum genome and includes:
- a CDS encoding UDP-2,3-diacylglucosamine diphosphatase, which gives rise to MKKRIVDLVVLSDVHLGTYGCHAKELLAYLSTIKPKILILNGDIIDIWQFRKSYFPKPHLKVIKKLLDFASKGTKVYYITGNHDEMLRKFSDTSMGNFSIVDKVVLELDGKKAWFFHGDVFDSSITHAKWIAKLGGIGYDYLILLNRFINWLLVKMGKEPYSLSKKIKSSVKKAVKFISDFETTAAELAIENEYDYVICGHIHEPKIETITNKKGSVIYLNSGDWIENLTALEYNKKRWKMYRHTDEIKIKEEEYFEMETELGNQLITSLLYNKSIKNI